A section of the Phaseolus vulgaris cultivar G19833 chromosome 8, P. vulgaris v2.0, whole genome shotgun sequence genome encodes:
- the LOC137826777 gene encoding uncharacterized protein: protein MAVDLCSENCGISSSSVSPRISFSHDFSQSDVIPVEQLPFRSNSSGLNSTIDFDFCVSESFELESSSADELFSHGRILPTEVKKKNVPLKQTGQSLPKNNTPLPPPYAAPPNILSTLKNSKKENPKEGKCLNDEVYEKQSSKSFWIFKRSSSCGNGHRRSFCPLPLLSRSNSTGSSTPSVKRNPLSKEGVNVRPNSQKHSSTRLPNGYYQKPPLNYKSHGSYGSSVRVNPVLNVPPANLFGLASIFSSNRDKSKRQL, encoded by the coding sequence ATGGCAGTTGATCTTTGCTCAGAAAACTGTGGAATTTCTTCCTCTTCTGTGAGTCCAAGAATCTCATTCTCACATGACTTTTCCCAATCCGATGTCATTCCTGTTGAGCAGCTCCCCTTTAGATCAAACTCTTCTGGTCTGAACTCCAccattgattttgatttttgtgtGAGTGAAAGCTTTGAGCTTGAGTCATCTTCAGCTGATGAGCTTTTCTCACATGGGAGGATCCTTCCCACCGAGGTCAAGAAAAAGAATGTCCCTTTAAAGCAAACGGGGCAATCACTACCAAAGAACAACACTCCATTGCCTCCTCCTTATGCTGCTCCACCTAACATTCTCTCTACTCTTAAAAACTCAAAGAAAGAGAACCCCAAAGAAGGCAAGTGTTTGAATGATGAAGTGTATGAGAAGCAAAGTTCTAAGTCCTTTTGGATCTTCAAGAGAAGTAGCAGTTGTGGAAATGGACATAGAAGGAGCTTTTGTCCTTTGCCACTTCTATCTAGAAGCAATTCAACTGGGTCATCAACACCAAGTGTTAAAAGGAATCCACTTTCAAAGGAGGGTGTTAATGTTAGGCCAAATTCACAGAAACATTCTTCCACAAGGTTGCCAAATGGCTATTATCAAAAGCCTCCATTGAATTACAAGAGTCATGGATCCTATGGTAGCAGTGTTAGAGTAAACCCTGTGCTGAATGTTCCTCCTGCAAACCTATTTGGTTTGGCTTCAATCTTCTCCAGCAATAGAGACAAGAGCAAGAGGCAGCTTTAG